The following coding sequences lie in one Nakaseomyces glabratus chromosome K, complete sequence genomic window:
- the TOM20 gene encoding TOM complex receptor protein TOM20 (CAGL0K01067g~Ortholog(s) have mitochondrion targeting sequence binding, protein channel activity), whose product MAQSLGRTLAAATAVGAVALSAYALYFDHQRRSNPEFRKELKRRVKKEAKAAQVAEEQAKRQKLEKVTQYLTQELAADPIPASATERETVFTKNVELGERLSMTPGQELEAAAKFYKALTVYPNPADLLGIYQRSVPENIYEYIVLMIAIMPPANVSTFIRGAAAGNDNAAAKEVEESVADVDE is encoded by the coding sequence ATGGCTCAATCACTAGGACGTACATTGGCTGCCGCCACCGCTGTAGGTGCTGTGGCTCTGAGTGCATACGCATTGTACTTTGACCACCAGAGAAGAAGTAACCCAGAGTTCAGAAAGGAGCTGAAGAGACGTGTGAAGAAGGAGGCCAAGGCTGCTCAAGTTGCTGAGGAACAAGCCAAGAGACAGAAGTTGGAGAAAGTTACTCAGTACTTGACTCAGGAACTTGCTGCTGATCCTATCCCAGCCAGTGCCACTGAAAGAGAGACTGTCTTCACCAAGAACGTTGAGCTAGGTGAGAGGCTTTCCATGACCCCAGGTCAGGAACTAGAGGCCGCTGCCAAGTTCTACAAGGCTTTGACCGTGTATCCAAACCCTGCTGACTTGCTAGGCATTTACCAAAGAAGTGTACCAGAAAACATCTACGAATATATTGTCTTGATGATTGCTATCATGCCACCTGCTAATGTCTCTACATTTATTCGTGGTGCTGCTGCTGGCAATGACAATGCTGCAGCTAAGGAAGTTGAAGAGTCTGTCGCTGATGTTGACGAATAA
- the DSC2 gene encoding Dsc2p (CAGL0K01199g~Ortholog(s) have ubiquitin binding, ubiquitin protein ligase binding activity and role in positive regulation of cellular response to hypoxia, regulation of protein glycosylation, sterol regulatory element binding protein cleavage), giving the protein MSLETPVGLRRFPVTKLCMVTGIVVPVVAALTETKYVFKATYDPFIKEYGQYYRYLTYQLSSVNETDVALIVLLFYQYRQLERLFGNEKYLSMLAMLIFYQGLATVSVHLLFNNLVGPWLGTQWNELASGAFGVVIGLFHFYKQYTPIVYEFDIVLGAPLWSQLFHKGVIRRFDNENKSMKVRLNDQFMVNVLVIILICNQGAWGPLQALVAWLSGLFLDIGILPGLDKWRVPFAHYMLFGEVKRLEVGSTSANTSASLGGNSVTQLANNSASSQLEEDNENDEPNDEPARPLGVQFLDAFRR; this is encoded by the coding sequence ATGTCGCTGGAGACTCCTGTTGGACTGAGACGGTTTCCCGTCACGAAGCTGTGTATGGTTACTGGTATAGTTGTGCCTGTGGTGGCGGCGCTTACGGAGACGAAGTATGTGTTTAAGGCGACCTACGATCCGTTTATCAAAGAGTATGGGCAGTACTACCGGTACCTGACGTACCAGCTCAGCAGTGTCAATGAGACAGATGTGGCGCTGATAGTGTTGCTGTTCTACCAGTATCGGCAGCTAGAGAGGTTATTTGGGAACGAGAAGTATCTGAGCATGCTGGCCATGTTGATCTTCTACCAAGGGTTAGCCACAGTTTCCGTGCACCTACTGTTTAACAACTTGGTGGGGCCCTGGCTTGGGACGCAGTGGAATGAGCTCGCGAGTGGTGCGTTTGGAGTGGTGATAGGACTGTTCCATTTCTACAAGCAGTATACGCCTATCGTTTATGAGTTTGACATTGTGCTGGGTGCGCCATTGTGGTCGCAGTTGTTCCACAAGGGCGTGATACGAAGGTTTGATAACGAGAACAAGAGTATGAAAGTGCGGTTGAATGACCAGTTCATGGTGAATGTGCTAGTGATAATACTGATATGCAACCAGGGGGCCTGGGGGCCCTTACAAGCGCTTGTGGCGTGGTTATCGGGGCTGTTCCTGGATATCGGGATCTTGCCCGGCCTGGACAAGTGGAGAGTGCCCTTTGCGCACTACATGTTGTTTGGAGAGGTCAAAAGACTGGAAGTGGGCAGCACGAGCGCTAACACGAGTGCATCACTGGGCGGGAACAGCGTCACGCAGCTGGCAAACAACTCTGCGTCGTCGCAACTTGAAGAGGACAATGAGAACGACGAGCCCAACGACGAGCCCGCCAGGCCACTTGGTGTGCAATTCCTAGACGCATTCAGACGTTAG
- the PAC10 gene encoding tubulin-binding prefolding complex subunit PAC10 (CAGL0K01177g~Ortholog(s) have tubulin binding activity, role in response to cold, tubulin complex assembly and cytosol, nucleus, polysome, prefoldin complex localization), with amino-acid sequence MDTLFNSTEKNPRGIPSAPFLEDIGAFMAKEKEFELVFSKFQERLSKYKFMLESKQATVRQLHVRIPDIENTLQVCRQLKQSKEDGEESALKFNYKLNETLFTKAQVDLTKDLNVGLWLGADVMLEYPIDEAIALLEKKLEDSQDSLRIAKEDVEFLRENITTMEVNCARLYNWDVELRKATKATEKLAI; translated from the coding sequence ATGGATACGCTATTCAACAGCACGGAGAAGAACCCTAGGGGTATACCGAGTGCGCCCTTCCTGGAGGACATCGGCGCGTTCATGGCGAAGGAGAAGGAGTTCGAGCTCGTGTTCAGCAAGTTCCAGGAGCGGCTGTCCAAGTACAAGTTCATGCTCGAGTCCAAGCAGGCCACCGTGAGGCAGCTGCACGTGCGCATCCCCGACATAGAGAACACGCTGCAAGTGTGCAGGCAGTTGAAGCAGTCCAAGGAGGACGGCGAGGAGAGCGCCTTGAAGTTCAACTACAAGCTGAACGAGACGCTGTTCACAAAAGCACAGGTAGACCTCACAAAGGACCTCAACGTCGGGCTGTGGCTCGGCGCAGACGTCATGCTGGAGTACCCGATAGACGAGGCCATCGCGCTCCTGGAGAAGAAACTGGAGGACTCCCAGGACAGCTTGCGCATCGCAAAGGAAGACGTGGAGTTTTTGAGAGAGAACATCACCACAATGGAGGTCAACTGCGCCAGACTTTACAACTGGGACGTAGAGCTGAGGAAAGCCACTAAGGCCACAGAAAAACTGGCGATTTAA
- the GCD2 gene encoding translation initiation factor eIF2B subunit delta (CAGL0K01045g~Ortholog(s) have enzyme regulator activity, guanyl-nucleotide exchange factor activity, translation initiation factor activity and role in cytoplasmic translational initiation, regulation of translational initiation), protein MSENSSADQVKPENVNASPKTAQGSDAGTAPAATAVGERQLSNKELKELKKKEKAAKRAAQKQANGISIEQQKQQAEAKKQKKQQQREKQQKEQQKKQKKSDPSAKPKRSVKKTTLFGHLETTEERRATILAITSAISSPKASRITAAGLMVPAVASSLAIANEESAEGSAGSLSTVQQPQSAATTTTSGTSEQNAIDLAKSLANISLDYEKNSVVPGISSVIPEAMEQTLEGPSILASVKELLLNKDMLHPAISLLTSNLASYKIVGSIPRCIAMLEAFQIVINDYETPEGTTLSRNLTSYLSHQIDILKKARPLSVTMGNAIRWLKQEISLIDPSTPDQEAKKDLCEKIGQFAREKIELADQLIIDNASNHIENSTRIVTYGSSKVLTELLLHNAVTLEKNIEVIVVDSRPLFEGRKMAKLLRSKGVNVRYCLITSLDTAFNMDVDYVFLGAHSILSNGFLYSRAGTAMIAMSAKRRNIPVLVCCESLKFSQRVQLDSVTYNELADPNDLVPIDYDNPVERRSNQGTLLKQFVKERNAEKARLELEQKNKGAKQKQQSGGASKGQNSGKPEQLSEQSSNDKDVLHNWQDLQSLNIVNILYDLTPPEYIKKVITEFGALPPSSVPVILREYKA, encoded by the coding sequence ATGAGCGAGAACAGTAGTGCCGATCAGGTTAAGCCTGAAAACGTGAATGCTTCTCCGAAAACAGCTCAAGGATCTGATGCAGGTACCGCCCCAGCCGCGACAGCTGTTGGTGAAAGACAATTGTCCAACAAGGAATTGAAggagttgaagaaaaaagaaaaagccGCCAAGAGAGCTGCTCAAAAGCAAGCCAATGGTATTTCCATTGAGcaacaaaaacaacaagCAGAGGctaagaaacagaagaaacagcaacaaagagaaaagcagcagaaagaacaacaaaagaagcaaaagaagaGTGATCCAAGTGCTAAGCCTAAGAGATCGGTAAAGAAAACTACCTTGTTTGGCCATTTAGAAACTACTGAGGAGAGAAGAGCTACGATTTTGGCTATTACTAGTGCCATCAGTTCACCTAAAGCCTCTAGAATCACAGCTGCTGGTCTTATGGTTCCTGCTGTTGCAAGCTCTTTAGCTATTGCAAATGAGGAATCTGCAGAAGGTAGTGCTGGAAGTTTATCAACAGTGCAACAACCACAAtcagcagcaacaacaaccacTTCTGGAACCTCAGAACAGAATGCTATTGATCTAGCGAAATCGTTGGCTAACATTTCTCTTGATTACGAAAAGAACTCCGTGGTACCAGGTATCTCTTCAGTTATTCCAGAAGCTATGGAACAAACTTTAGAAGGTCCATCAATTCTAGCCTCTGTTAAGGAATTATTACTAAACAAGGACATGCTTCATCCAGCTATTTCCCTGTTGACATCAAATTTGGCTAGCTACAAAATCGTGGGTTCGATACCAAGATGTATTGCCATGCTAGAGGCATTTCAGATTGTCATTAATGACTATGAAACTCCAGAAGGCACTACGCTATCACGTAACTTAACCAGTTATTTATCCCATCAAATAGACATCCTAAAGAAAGCGAGACCTTTAAGTGTTACAATGGGTAATGCAATTAGATGGCTGAAACAAGAGATATCATTGATTGATCCATCAACACCAGACCAAGAGGCCAAAAAGGACCTTTGTGAAAAGATTGGCCAATTTGCAAGAGAAAAAATCGAGCTCGCTGATCAATTAATTATAGATAATGCATCTAATCATATTGAAAATTCAACCAGAATTGTTACATATGGTTCATCTAAAGTTTTAACTGAACTTCTTCTCCACAATGCAGTTACACTAGAAAAGAATATCGAAGTAATTGTTGTAGATTCTAGACCATTGTTTGAAGGACGTAAGATGGCCAAGCTATTGAGAAGCAAAGGTGTAAATGTTAGATACTGTTTAATTACAAGTTTAGACACTGCATTCAATATGGATGTTGACTATGTTTTCTTAGGGGCTCATTCCATTTTGTCTAACGGTTTCCTATATTCCAGGGCTGGTACAGCTATGATTGCCATGTCTGctaaaagaagaaatatcCCAGTTTTAGTATGCTGTGAAAGTTTGAAATTCTCCCAACGTGTCCAATTGGATTCTGTTACATATAATGAATTAGCCGATCCAAATGACTTAGTACCAATAGATTATGACAATCCAGTTGAGAGACGTAGCAACCAGGGAACTTTGTTGAAACAATTTGTTAAGGAAAGAAATGCTGAAAAAGCCAGATTAGAGTTGGAGCAGAAAAACAAAGGTGCCAAACAGAAACAACAGAGTGGTGGTGCCAGTAAAGGTCAAAATAGTGGTAAACCGGAGCAATTAAGTGAACAATCTTCAAATGACAAAGATGTGCTACATAACTGGCAAGATCTTCAATCATTGAATATTGTTAATATTCTGTATGATCTAACACCTCctgaatatattaaaaaggTTATCACAGAATTTGGTGCTCTACCACCTTCATCTGTTCCTGTCATTCTAAGAGAATACAAAGCCTGA
- the TWF1 gene encoding twinfilin TWF1 (CAGL0K01133g~Ortholog(s) have actin filament binding, actin monomer binding activity) → MSNQSGILANQALLDELNKDLANAGVVTARISSDSTAVELDRTYATVEDCVKALSDEPLYIFYHAPATAEYQFISYVPDTSAVRSKMLYASTKNTLVRQIGTNSIGKQLLITEASELADFANNLANDNGTDNDALTESERSAREIDATQKREFYSTYNSISGRQLVSQTGGGPNVLQFDVKMSDNVKQLLKETNVVAFKIDLSNEDISVLNKENISNPEDLKLSSEHPTYTLYRNNELYYFIYSCPSGSKVKERMLYASNKSGFIKHLNEKEGIEFSNVIEIGDADELELSLISSGTTQQLQSEASKSDSNSTRKFNRPRGPGGRKR, encoded by the coding sequence ATGTCCAACCAATCGGGTATTCTAGCCAACCAAGCGCTGCTGGACGAATTGAACAAGGACCTGGCCAACGCGGGCGTGGTCACGGCACGGATATCCAGTGACTCCACCGCTGTCGAGCTAGACAGGACGTACGCTACCGTCGAGGACTGTGTCAAGGCATTGAGCGACGAACCTCTGTACATCTTCTACCACGCACCGGCCACCGCTGAATACCAGTTCATCTCATATGTCCCTGACACCTCTGCGGTGAGATCAAAGATGCTATATGCGTCCACCAAGAACACCCTGGTGAGACAGATCGGTACAAACTCAATTGGCAAGCAGCTGCTGATCACAGAGGCCAGCGAGCTGGCCGATTTCGCTAATAATCTTGCCAATGACAACGGCACTGACAATGACGCACTCACAGAGTCAGAGCGCAGCGCCAGGGAGATAGACGCCACTCAGAAGAGGGAGTTCTACTCTACTTATAACTCAATCTCCGGAAGACAGCTGGTGTCCCAGACTGGGGGTGGTCCAAACGTGTTGCAATTTGACGTGAAAATGAGTGACAATGTCAAGCAGCTGCTGAAGGAGACCAACGTCGTCGCTTTCAAGATCGACCTCTCTAACGAGGACATCTCCGTGCTCAACAAGGAGAACATCAGCAACCCTGAGGATTTGAAGTTGAGCTCCGAACACCCTACTTACACTCTATACAGGAACAACGAACTGTactatttcatttattcCTGTCCATCAGGAAGTAAAGTCAAAGAGCGTATGTTGTACGCTTCAAACAAATCAGGTTTCATCAAGCATTTAAATGAAAAGGAAGGCATTGAGTTCTCCAATGTTATAGAAATTGGCGATGCAGATGAACTGGAACTATCATTGATATCATCGGGGACCACACAGCAGTTGCAGTCTGAGGCTAGTAAGTCGGATTCTAACTCCACTAGAAAGTTTAATAGGCCAAGAGGACCCGGTGGCAGAAAAAGGTAG
- the SLX9 gene encoding Slx9p (CAGL0K01089g~Ortholog(s) have role in maturation of SSU-rRNA from tricistronic rRNA transcript (SSU-rRNA, 5.8S rRNA, LSU-rRNA), ribosomal small subunit export from nucleus): MVAKKRTKLRDKVSRLNAKESAVEEEVPYTSVLGEDPKAFLHQSKETKKEKQSLKHSSFLDRLREKSSANDFSGISKSAARRRKRKLRDDLKPKMQDLLTSLENDVEVESESGEEEYHDTVEDNHDPEIMEDAIPQRKVTRLVSSKKLKKHEKPSGSIVIKKNAPNIRNQRGAKQLSKQESERFNKVLTNQTFQQNPFGSLRDIIKMQKY, from the coding sequence ATGGTTGCTAAGAAGAGGACTAAGTTGAGGGACAAAGTTTCGCGGTTGAATGCCAAGGAGAGCGCTGTTGAGGAGGAAGTTCCGTACACTTCTGTGCTAGGTGAGGATCCCAAAGCGTTTCTACACCAGAGCAAAGAGACTAAGAAGGAGAAACAGAGTCTGAAACACAGTAGTTTCCTGGACCGGTTGAGGGAGAAGAGCAGTGCCAATGATTTCAGTGGTATCTCGAAGTCAGCCGCTAGACGTAGAAAGAGAAAGCTGAGAGATGACTTAAAGCCCAAGATGCAGGATCTTTTGACCTCTTTGGAGAATGATGTTGAAGTCGAGTCAGAGAGTGGAGAGGAGGAATACCACGACACTGTCGAAGATAACCATGACCCAGAGATCATGGAAGATGCTATTCCTCAACGGAAAGTTACCAGATTGGTGAGCTcgaagaagttgaagaagcatGAGAAGCCAAGTGGATCTATTGTTATCAAGAAAAATGCTCCTAACATCAGAAACCAACGAGGCGCAAAACAATTGTCCAAACAAGAATCCGAGAGATTCAATAAAGTTCTGACAAACCAAACATTCCAACAAAATCCATTTGGGTCTTTGAGAGATATCataaaaatgcaaaagtACTGA
- the YPP1 gene encoding Ypp1p (CAGL0K01001g~Ortholog(s) have role in protein localization to plasma membrane, protein targeting to vacuole, receptor-mediated endocytosis, response to pheromone) — translation MFIRDAVLQALEARLLGASEFHSTCNALDRALVVQFRLQYHTGGDSVITPATGKVLFGDIDKVEMLSRRFPLDKPLLDLINKILGNCAGIIHFSIGEFEDAKVRLQQARDIKLDKTFDVYDMYLGLENLYYTACLRQDEQQISDCLYDHLFDTLSFVPSASEALTHQCLWKIAKRLKGHNNLANLIKIWPENNRALVFLISIIASDNGAYTEFSKDNDEMILKYGMNLVEKIKFPKASENNNYHLEQFMLFLQVYFKNIVPDQAASTEWYNFILKAMSKTFQSINVAHTALFVMKKIGSDNEKGKINGTLLRKEALLNFVNFIRYSNKEFKLNKNYNDIISLLVCYNFVINEFTKKDNIDNLFDYDKSLDELLSLLVFFYKEYNIPLSEKKQSLDILENPIRLAFPPHVANTLSRSWLTLYNYHSTSLSALLSFDLLAFLANCVPISRSMDEGLFISTVFQYALTLAKQRDVETAIKVLEKLILERHPNCYKAWHLMALCHSTKENKETAYKIVCSVLEAMNENMKDLTFEEKFQYIYMKITQLRLIQDMFGTDETLELIPELFELYNTLFLGGANQKKVTINGVYDLDMTLQDIWLYVCSLYMKTPSTDNLQEAETAMDEAMALEKDHWKGRYLPLRAKLNILKQQNKQALLDIEKAIDLDNSNIDAILCFAELIFDVEKKSEEDLTDEYYKLVPIEGIKECSKNQSENEDRLFFNATDRSAATARLKLLLDSAVAESIEGYYTPEVWWSLSQIHEQFATKDYKLSLMKCIKFEELRPIAQFENCNY, via the coding sequence ATGTTTATAAGAGACGCGGTGCTGCAAGCGTTGGAGGCACGTCTATTGGGTGCGTCTGAGTTTCACTCCACTTGTAATGCGTTGGATAGGGCACTGGTGGTTCAATTCCGGTTACAATACCACACCGGTGGTGATTCCGTGATCACCCCGGCAACAGGTAAGGTGCTCTTTGGTGATATTGATAAAGTTGAAATGTTGTCGAGAAGGTTTCCCTTGGACAAACCATTGTTGGACTTGATCAATAAGATCTTGGGCAATTGTGCAGGTATCATTCATTTCAGCATTGGAGAGTTCGAAGATGCTAAGGTCAGATTACAGCAGGCTCGTGATATTAAACTAGATAAAACGTTTGATGTATATGACATGTATCTAGGACTTGAGAACCTATACTATACAGCATGCTTGCGCCAGGATGAACAACAGATCTCTGATTGTTTGTATGACCATCTATTTGATACTTTGTCCTTCGTTCCATCCGCATCAGAGGCACTTACGCACCAATGTCTATGGAAGATAGCGAAGAGGTTAAAAGGACATAACAATTTGGCAAATTTGATTAAGATATGGccagaaaataatagagCATTGGTGTTCTTAATATCTATAATAGCTTCAGATAATGGTGCATACACAGAATTCTCTAAAGACAACGATGAAATGATATTAAAATACGGTATGAACTTAGTGGAGAAGATTAAATTTCCCAAAGCTAGTGAAAATAACAACTATCATTTGGAGCAATTTATGTTGTTTTTACAGGTATactttaaaaatatagtgCCAGACCAAGCCGCCTCAACCGAATGGTATAACTTTATCTTGAAAGCCATGTCGAAGACTTTCCAGAGCATAAATGTTGCACATACTGCATTATTCgtaatgaaaaaaataggatctgataatgaaaaaggTAAAATTAATGGCACATTATTGAGAAAAGAAGCACTACTAAATTTTGTTAACTTTATCAGGTATAGTAACAAAGAATTCAAACTGAATAAGAACTACAACGACATTATATCCTTATTGGTTTGTtataattttgttattaatgAATTCACtaaaaaagataatatcGACAACTTGTTTGATTACGATAAAAGTTTAGATGAACTGCTGAGCTTACTTGTATTCTTTTACAAAGAATACAATATTCCATTAAGTGAGAAAAAGCAATCGCTTGATATATTGGAAAATCCAATCAGGCTTGCATTCCCACCTCATGTAGCAAATACTTTGTCTCGATCGTGGTTAACTTTGTACAACTACCATTCTACCTCACTATCGGCTTTATTATCATTCGATTTGCTGGCATTCTTGGCAAACTGTGTTCCAATCAGTCGTTCAATGGATGAGGGTCTATTCATATCAACAGTCTTTCAATATGCATTGACACTTGCAAAACAACGTGATGTAGAGACAGCCATTAAGGTCTTAGAGAAACTAATTTTAGAAAGACATCCTAACTGCTATAAAGCCTGGCATTTAATGGCTTTATGTCACTCtacaaaggaaaataagGAAACTGCTTATAAGATTGTTTGCTCTGTTTTGGAAGCGATGAATGAAAACATGAAGGATCTTACTTTTGAAGAGAAATtccaatatatttatatgaaGATCACCCAGCTTAGATTAATTCAAGATATGTTTGGAACAGATGAAACTTTAGAGTTAATTCCAGAACTTTTTGaattatataatacatTATTCTTGGGAGGAGCAAATCAGAAAAAGGTGACAATAAATGGTGTATACGATCTTGACATGACATTGCAGGATATTTGGCTTTATGTTTGCAGTTTGTATATGAAAACACCAAGCACAGATAATCTACAGGAAGCAGAGACCGCAATGGACGAGGCTATGGCCCTTGAAAAAGATCATTGGAAGGGTAGATATTTACCACTGCGAGCTAAGTTAAACATTTTgaaacaacaaaacaaGCAAGCGTTATTGGATATCGAGAAAGCTATCGACTTAGATAATAGTAATATAGATGCGATTCTATGCTTTGCTGAGCTGATATTTGATGTTGAGAAGAAATCCGAGGAGGACTTGACTGATGAATATTACAAATTAGTTCCAATTGAAGGCATCAAAGAGTGTTCCAAAAATCAGTCAGAGAATGAGGATCGTTTGTTTTTCAATGCTACAGATAGATCAGCTGCAACAGCAAGACTAAAATTATTGCTTGACTCAGCTGTAGCTGAATCAATCGAGGGTTATTATACGCCTGAGGTTTGGTGGTCTCTGTCTCAAATTCACGAACAGTTCGCTACAAAAGACTACAAATTGTCGTTGATGAAATGTATAAAATTTGAGGAACTAAGACCTATAGcccaatttgaaaattgcAACTActga
- a CDS encoding uncharacterized protein (CAGL0K01155g~Ortholog of S. cerevisiae : YGR079W and Saccharomyces cerevisiae S288C : YGR079W): protein MSKQFKLGVITAQDISPLCKNKLPHPTVMANESLVSQVDELPEEFHLDYTPHHEYNEYVDLGDLPVDSSISDFWNEVKSTHAEAPVTSSVTSVADTDDELRQLSQSLSEGHEHAHAHAHAHAGSDTSLEDFLNHEDLDNDIVTPTQEVKLLCLRDSKGKFTLKTTERSKKNKVKKNKKNKVLRRKSGVCAMISTGIGINEFML from the coding sequence ATGTCTAAACAGTTTAAGTTGGGTGTTATTACTGCTCAGGATATCTCGCCGCTGTGCAAGAACAAGCTTCCCCATCCGACGGTGATGGCGAACGAGTCGCTGGTTTCGCAGGTGGACGAGCTTCCCGAGGAGTTCCACCTGGACTACACGCCGCACCACGAGTATAACGAGTACGTGGACCTTGGCGACCTGCCCGTGGACTCGTCCATCAGTGATTTCTGGAACGAGGTTAAGTCGACGCACGCGGAGGCTCCTGTGACCAGCTCTGTGACCAGCGTCGCCGATACGGACGACGAGCTGAGACAGCTGTCGCAGTCGCTCTCGGAGGGCCACGAACACGCCCACGCCCACGCTCACGCCCATGCGGGCTCGGATACGTCTCTGGAGGACTTCCTGAACCACGAGGACCTCGACAACGATATTGTGACGCCTACACAGGAGGTGAAGCTGCTGTGTCTGAGGGACAGCAAGGGGAAGTTCACCTTGAAGACCACCGAGCGgagcaagaagaacaaggtcaagaagaacaagaagaacaaggtCCTGCGGAGGAAGAGCGGCGTCTGCGCTATGATCTCCACGGGCATCGGTATCAACGAGTTCATGTTGTAA
- the MRP13 gene encoding mitochondrial 37S ribosomal protein mS44 MRP13 (CAGL0K01023g~Ortholog(s) have structural constituent of ribosome activity and mitochondrial small ribosomal subunit localization): MLKNCSRFYSAVAKSNKQLLDEFYQYHTTRMNLRPLIYRPKNATLLRSMDLKDPETNKPIQPREPMKPLKKQVLNNYVQEIPQGSKELMDFLQKWFKVSNRKRELFAFLEGSHLQVMLAASLFRIGHYSHVLGLLHSYQSKVVGTGNTKAYDQDRFFNTVLMCSLLRNDLKDLKDAEIGLKKLKVNWGKVTEKNDTLGLTQPLLEAYANQQGISKEDLVLKGRETISNINLPSIGDESRFSRLVTFITENKYTYFLARTIQKFSESCPSEIETFINEYKNALTTLKKDDEYDWSVQNMTEVNKIPEETKQERETQEETQEQ; encoded by the coding sequence atgttgaagaattgCAGTAGGTTTTACAGTGCTGTTGCAAAGAGCAACAAGCAGTTGCTAGACGAGTTTTACCAGTACCACACAACTAGGATGAATCTGAGACCTTTAATCTACCGTCCCAAGAATGCGACACTGCTGCGTAGTATGGATCTGAAGGATCCAGAGACCAATAAACCTATCCAACCCCGTGAGCCTATGAAGCCATTAAAGAAGCAGGTGCTGAACAACTATGTACAGGAGATACCTCAAGGTTCTAAAGAATTAATGGATTTCTTACAGAAGTGGTTTAAAGTCTCCAACAGGAAGAGGGAACTCTTTGCGTTTTTGGAGGGTTCTCATTTACAAGTGATGCTAGCTGCATCTTTGTTCAGAATCGGTCATTATAGCCATGTACTGGGTTTGTTACACAGTTACCAGAGCAAAGTTGTTGGCACTGGAAATACCAAGGCTTACGACCAGGACAGATTTTTCAACACAGTATTGATGTGTAGTCTACTAAGGAACGACTTAAAGGACTTGAAGGATGCCGAGATCGGTCTGAAGAAACTAAAAGTGAATTGGGGGAAAGTTACTGAAAAGAATGATACTCTGGGATTGACACAACCGCTGTTGGAAGCATATGCCAATCAGCAAGGCATCTCTAAGGAAGATCTAGTGTTGAAAGGAAGAGAAACCATCTCTAACATCAACTTGCCAAGCATTGGCGATGAAAGCCGTTTTTCTCGCCTGGTTACTTTCATCACTGAGAATAAATACACATATTTCCTAGCCAGAACAATCCAGAAATTCTCAGAGAGTTGCCCAAGTGAGATAGAAACTTTTATCAACGAATACAAGAACGCATTGACCACTTTGAAAAAAGATGATGAGTACGATTGGAGTGTACAGAACATGACTGAAGTAAATAAAATTCCAGAAGAGACTAAACAAGAAAGGGAAACCCAGGAGGAGACCCAGGAGCAATAA